The following coding sequences lie in one Lolium perenne isolate Kyuss_39 chromosome 2, Kyuss_2.0, whole genome shotgun sequence genomic window:
- the LOC127334121 gene encoding phytosulfokine receptor 2, which yields MGKCWLRPPLLLFLALSALLLPKGAAAEAACHPDDLHALRAFAGNLTAGGDALLRAAWSGGSCCGWEGVRCDGGRVTALRLPGRGLGGPIPGDSLAGLARLEVLDLSRNALSGGVSPVAAIPGLRAADLSSNLLVGPLPDLAALRGLVAFNASNNSLSGALGPDLCAGAPALQVLDLSCNRLAGALPSPSTPPPCAATLHELLLGGNSFTGALPAALFGLAGLRRLSLASNLLAGQVSARLRDLKNLTLLDLSVNRFSGRLPDVFGDLASLQHLSAHSNGFSGSLPPSLSSLSSLRDLNLRNNSLSGPIAHVNFSGMPLLASVDLATNHLNGSLPVSLADCSDLKSLSIAKNRLTGKLPEDYSRLRSLSMLSLSNNSLHNISGALTVLGRCENLTTLILTKNFVGEELPTDGIAGLKSLEVLALGDCALRGRVPQWLSQCKKLQVLDLSWNQLVGTIPSWIGELDHLSYLDLSNNSLVGEVPRSLTQLKSLVTARHSPGMVFTNMPLYVKHNRSTSGRQYNQLSNFPPSLFLNNNGLNGTIWPEFGNLKGLHVLDLSNNVMSGSIPDALSRMQNLEVLDLSSNNLSGSIPSSLTDLTFLSKFSVANNHLVGPIPNGGQFFTFTNASFEGNPGLCRSTSCSLNQSGEETNVNNVMPSAASIRNRKNKILGVAVCMGLALAVLLCVILVNISKKEARAIIRDEDVEGACHDTYYSYSKPVLFFQNSAKELSVSDLIRSTNNFDQANIIGCGGFGLVYKAYLPDGTKAAVKRLSGDCGQMEREFRAEVEALSQAQHKNLVSLRGYCRHGNDRLLIYPYMENSSLDYWLHERADGGYMLKWESRLKIAQGSARGLAYLHKDCEPNIIHRDVKSSNILLNEDFEAHLADFGLARLIQPYDTHVTTDLVGTLGYIPPEYSQALIATPKGDVYSFGVVLLELLTGRRPVEVSKIKGSRDLVSWALQMKSENKEEEIFDRLIWSKDHEKQLLSVLDTACRCIGSDPRQRPSIEQVVVWLDSVSP from the coding sequence ATGGGGAAATGCTGGCTCCGGCCGCCGCTGCTCCTTTTCTTGGCGCTGTCCGCGCTTCTTTTGCCCaagggggcggcggcggaggcggcgtgcCACCCAGACGACCTCCACGCGCTCAGGGCTTTCGCGGGGAACCTGACCGCCGGCGGGGACGCCCTCCTCCGAGCCGCGTGGTCCGGCGGCTCGTGCTGCGGCTGGGAGGGCGTGCGCTGCGACGGCGGCCGCGTGACGGCGCTTCGGCTCCCCGGGCGGGGGCTCGGGGGCCCCATCCCGGGCGACTCCCTCGCCGGCCTCGCGCGTCTCGAGGTGCTCGACCTCAGCCGCAACGCGCTCTCGGGGGGCGTCTCCCCCGTCGCCGCCATCCCCGGGCTGCGCGCCGCGGACCTATCCTCAAACCTGCTCGTCGGCCCGCTACCCGACCTGGCCGCGCTCCGGGGCCTGGTCGCCTTCAACGCCAGCAACAACTCCCTCTCAGGCGCGCTCGGGCCCGACCTCTGCGCCGGCGCGCCGGCGCTGCAGGTGCTCGACCTCTCCTGCAACCGCCTCGCCGGCGCGCTCCCCTCGCCCTCCACCCCGCCGCCCTGCGCCGCCACGCTCCACGAGCTCCTCCTCGGCGGCAACTCCTTCACGGGCGCGCTCCCCGCGGCGCTCTTCGGCCTCGCCGGGCTGCGGAGGCTCTCGCTCGCCTCCAACTTGCTCGCCGGCCAGGTCAGCGCGCGCCTCCGCGACCTCAAGAACCTCACCCTGCTGGACCTGTCCGTCAACCGCTTCTCCGGCCGCCTCCCGGACGTGTTCGGCGACCTCGCCTCGCTCCAGCATCTCTCCGCGCACTCCAACGGCTTCTCCGGCTCGCTGCCGCCCTCGCTGTCCTCGCTCTCATCTCTCCGCGACCTCAACCTCCGGAACAACTCCCTGTCCGGTCCGATCGCTCACGTCAACTTCTCTGGTATGCCACTGCTCGCTTCTGTTGACCTTGCAACAAACCACCTCAACGGATCGCTCCCGGTTAGCCTGGCAGACTGCAGCGACCTCAAGTCCCTCAGCATTGCCAAGAACAGACTGACCGGGAAGCTGCCCGAGGATTACAGCCGCCTCCGCTCGCTCTCCATGCTCTCCCTGTCCAACAACAGCTTGCACAACATCTCAGGGGCGCTCACCGTGCTGGGCCGCTGTGAAAACCTCACCACGCTCATTCTCACCAAGAATTTCGTGGGCGAGGAGCTGCCCACTGACGGCATTGCTGGGCTCAAGAGCCTGGAGGTGCTAGCCCTTGGTGACTGTGCTCTAAGGGGAAGGGTTCCACAATGGCTGTCTCAGTGCAAGAAATTACAGGTGCTTGATTTGTCCTGGAACCAGTTGGTCGGCACCATCCCGTCGTGGATCGGTGAGCTTGACCACTTGAGCTATTTGGACCTCTCCAACAATTCCTTGGTTGGCGAGGTGCCGAGGAGTTTGACGCAGCTCAAGAGCCTTGTCACGGCCAGGCATTCGCCGGGTATGGTGTTCACTAACATGCCACTGTACGTGAAGCATAACAGAAGCACAAGCGGCCGGCAATATAACCAGCTCTCCAATTTCCCGCCTTCATTGTTCTTGAACAACAATGGTCTGAATGGGACTATCTGGCCCGAGTTTGGCAACTTAAAGGGGCTACATGTCCTGGATCTGAGCAATAATGTTATGTCTGGAAGCATTCCTGATGCACTCTCCAGGATGCAGAATTTGGAGGTTCTTGATCTCTCCTCCAATAATCTCAGTGGCTCGATTCCATCATCTCTCACAGATCTCACCTTCTTGTCTAAGTTCAGTGTGGCTAACAATCACTTGGTTGGGCCGATCCCCAATGGAGGGCAGTTCTTCACCTTCACAAACGCTAGTTTTGAGGGCAACCCTGGTTTGTGCAGGTCAACTTCTTGCAGCCTGAATCAGTCTGGGGAAGAAACTAATGTTAACAACGTCATGCCGTCTGCAGCAAGCATCAGGAACAGGAAAAACAAAATACTTGGAGTGGCAGTCTGCATGGGGTTGGCACTTGCAGTACTTTTGTGTGTTATTTTGGTTAACATTTCTAAAAAGGAGGCAAGAGCTATCATCAGAGATGAAGACGTTGAAGGCGCTTGTCACGACACGTATTATTCCTACTCAAAGCCGGTGCTGTTCTTCCAGAATTCTGCCAAGGAGCTAAGTGTCAGTGACCTTATTAGGTCGACCAACAACTTTGATCAAGCCAACATAATAGGTTGTGGTGGATTTGGTCTCGTGTACAAGGCCTACCTCCCAGATGGAACGAAGGCGGCAGTGAAGCGGCTCTCTGGTGActgtgggcagatggagagggaGTTCCGTGCCGAGGTGGAAGCGCTGTCCCAGGCTCAGCACAAGAATCTTGTTTCGCTGAGAGGGTACTGCCGCCATGGAAATGATAGGTTGCTGATCTACCCATACATGGAGAACAGTAGCCTGGACTACTGGCTGCACGAGAGGGCGGATGGCGGTTACATGCTGAAATGGGAGTCAAGGCTCAAAATTGCTCAGGGTTCAGCCAGGGGGTTGGCTTACTTGCACAAGGACTGCGAGCCGAACATCATCCACCGAGACGTGAAGTCGAGCAACATTCTTCTGAACGAAGACTTCGAAGCGCACCTGGCTGATTTCGGGCTGGCAAGGCTGATACAGCCCTATGACACTCATGTGACTACTGACCTAGTTGGCACCTTGGGTTACATACCACCTGAGTACAGCCAGGCATTGATCGCCACCCCGAAAGGGGACGTCTACAGCTTCGGTGTCGTCCTGCTGGAGCTTCTCACCGGTAGACGGCCTGTGGAGGTGTCGAAGATCAAGGGATCCAGGGACTTGGTCTCCTGGGCTCTACAGATGAAATCTGAGaacaaggaagaggagatcttcgACAGGCTGATCTGGAGCAAAGACCATGAGAAACAGCTGCTGTCGGTTCTCGACACGGCGTGCAGGTGCATCGGCAGTGATCCTCGGCAGCGGCCATCGATAGAGCAAGTCGTCGTATGGCTGGACAGCGTATCACCATAA